In Nematostella vectensis chromosome 3, jaNemVect1.1, whole genome shotgun sequence, the genomic window GGGCTATTTGGAAAGATTGTAAGAGACCGTTAAATATATACAAGGGAAAGTCTGATTAATGAAAGGCCCATGCAGCCCCCCACCgccacacacaaacacattcTTTTATACTAGACACGCATCATTTTGGATGTATTATTTCACAATACCTTGTTTTCGTTCCCTCTGGTAACCTCACGAAATCAATATCTGATGGCCGCTGAACCGTTCATTTTCCCAACTAGATATCTgagatacactctttttttatataagaacgtctatatatttttttttgttggggctgggccgttcttctTTTTGGGACAATTTCAGGCTGAATATTGATTCTACATTTAAGAACGCACcaggactaaaaaaagaatttttttatcttctatcaaagcctcggcatgtttttcaaaatttggtgaaatctcaggctggacgtttttataaaaaaaacgttcttataaaaaaaatctctcAGGCATAGTAAAAGCACACAGGTATTTTAGAAGACGATTGACATCAATCCAAAACATTAGAGATGTTGTATGTAATATCTTTACTGTTGAATTTTTAGCAAGTAACGATCAACTCTCCCCACAACTTTTGACTCTTTCTTTCATATAATTTCCCAAAAATACAACACCCGACTTTCTGCCAAATCTAGTTACACCCTACCCAAAGCACGCACCAACTACAGGAAATTCAACATCCGATTTAGAGGTGTACAAATTTGGAACGAACTCACCCAAAATGACAAAGACCTAAATATGAAAtccttcaaaaaaaaattatcagacGACCTAATCGCCACCTATTAACCCACCCACATCTTCACCTGTAACCCATACTATCACCTAATTCTTGGCCATATATTCcttccttttgtttttgtttccgcTCTGCTTGTACCAGCTTGTATTCTTGTCGTATCCTTGTTGTATCCTTGTCGTGTCTCTATATCTGTGTTTTTTCTCGTACATTCTTGCTTATGCACACAGCCTCCAGATCTCCAAACTAGGATTTTTCCctaacatttaagtgcacccTAGCCCGTTTAGCTCTCAAGCTATTCTAGGGTGCCCGCACCGAAGTATTGTCCCCCCTTGGTACGCAActctaggtttttttttttttttctttttttctctcctctccctatcaataaatatatgaatataaaaaaaaaaaaaaaaaacaacctatGTAACACTTAATTTTGTGTGCAAATAAAAgatgtttgttgttttgttgttgtcaaataGCCTAAAATGGTATGGATAAGAAAACTAGACTCTTGATCCTCAGAAATGTTTCCGTTACCTCTGTTGGGAAAATTATAAACTCGATTCTTCAAACATCTTGTCCTTGAATATGAAACGGTTAGATGATCCCTCTCTTTCCCATTTAGTTAATAAgtatatgtttattatttatgtcatgtttttgttgctgtttgcAGTACCCTTTTCACTTGGAGTGGTCACCTTTGAATTGGTAGTTGTACtttttttgatgattattattcCAATGTATCACTGCAGGTTTTTTGGGGGTTGTATAACAACACAGGGTACAAGACTTGCCCTTTTTATTAATTTCtctgctttttctttttgttgctgttgttattaATATACCTCATCCATATCACCCCAGGTCTGTGGGCGGTGTATAACAACGCTGGATACATGACTCTCGCCCCCTTAGAGTGGTTCCCGCTTGACGACTACAAGCGCATGGCAGATGTGAATCTTTGGGGTCTGGTGGATGTCACCAAGACTTTCCTTCCACTCGTCAAAATGGCAAGAGGCAGAGTCGTGAATGTCGCGAGCACTGTGGGTGTGTATTTTTATCCAAGAAGCTttgtaaaagcaaaaaaaatggtttCATTGGGTTTGACATTGTGAGATTCCAGGAAAGATCGGTTACCACCACTCCCTCCATCCCCACCCCCAGTAtccgtaccccccccccctgatgGAGGAAATCAGTCCGTCTTTTCTGGGTCACACCATATCATACTTGGCTTTTCGTACAATAGATATCgaattttttttggtttaaaTATCATGTAATCGAACCTTGTTTCCAGGCTTAATCGCGAATGAGTTAACTGCACCGTACTCGATTACCAAATATGGCGTAGAAGCTTTCTCTGATGTTTTGCGTCGCGAAATGTTCCCCTGGGGGGTCCGGGTGAGTATCATCGAGCCTCAAGCATTCAAGACTCCGCTTTGGGACGATATCGCCACTAAGAAGTACATGTCTCTGTGGAACGGACTCTACCCGGAGATGAAGAAAGAGTATGGTGAAAAATTCGTGGAAGGAGGTAACATTTTATCGATCCTCATCAATAATAGCATtcaagaggggtgggggaaggggctAGTTAAAAGTACACTGCCTTGACTTATGGAACTTATGGACGCGAGAATTCTTCCATCCATTTTCCATCTTCCATTTACAAGCATCTATCATTTGCATAtggctttttttctattttgcttTTGTCGCCAGAAGTCGCCGGGTTAAGGAAATACATGGACATGTCGTCAACTGCGACCTACATGGTAGTCGACGCCGCCATAGACGCCATCACGTCACGTGACCCTAAGCATCGCTATCCTGTGGGTTGGAATGCCAAGGTAGTGTCAATCTTGGGGGTCTTGCCTTCTGGCTGGACAGACGCGTTTCTCTGGGCAACTTTGCCTCGCCCCTCCCCGCTCGGTGCAAAGAAGTAGTAACAAGAGTTGAACACTCTAATTTTCCTTACATTGCTGCATTCACCAGTTGGAAAACGAGTAGGGGACTGGGACCGAGGCCTCGGCGCGTGTGACTTTGGGATCGGCTAGCCTACGAAGCAGGCCCAAAGGGTTGGGAAAGAAGAGGGACGGAGAAGAGGCGCGTGCACTAGTGAGAGGAAACGATGAggaagccaaaaaaaaacgtaCGGCAAAAACCACACGGGGTCGGCTGCAAGCGCTAACTTTCCCTACTCTGCCCTCCATCCTTCTCTCCAGGCGCGCGGGATCTATTCCTCATCTTTCGAGCTTGttgcgcttgctacgcaggctagagACCGACTAACTTGGCCGTTTTGCTCAACAAAAAAATCCTGCATTTACAATGTTATTTTCACCAActtcttgttattttgataTAGGTGtcattaacttttttttagaagTGTGAGTcattttgatttaaaaaagttattatGTAGTTTTGTAGAACTTTAAAAAATCTTAAATGGCAGTTATAAAATTGTGTATAGAAATAAACAAGATTTTTAAGCGTGTATATTGTTCCgttcaatatattttttttttatattgaacAGAGAGAAATTTGAAGCGTAAATAAGAACGCCAAATATAGAAACAAACGTGGACAATTATCGG contains:
- the LOC5506506 gene encoding retinol dehydrogenase 7, which encodes MSALRGVLAFASELTPLQLAGAVIAVLFVAWLSLKFLLPTRRVGDYHNKYVLVTGCDSGFGRDLAIRLDGMGFHVFGACLTQQGKRDLEQTCSKRTVGLLMDVTSYEQIAEAFEQVKRVLPSGNRYCLWAVYNNAGYMTLAPLEWFPLDDYKRMADVNLWGLVDVTKTFLPLVKMARGRVVNVASTVGLIANELTAPYSITKYGVEAFSDVLRREMFPWGVRVSIIEPQAFKTPLWDDIATKKYMSLWNGLYPEMKKEYGEKFVEGEVAGLRKYMDMSSTATYMVVDAAIDAITSRDPKHRYPVGWNAKVVSILGVLPSGWTDAFLWATLPRPSPLGAKK